From the genome of Dryobates pubescens isolate bDryPub1 chromosome 5, bDryPub1.pri, whole genome shotgun sequence, one region includes:
- the ARF6 gene encoding ADP-ribosylation factor 6, producing MGKVLSKIFGNKEMRILMLGLDAAGKTTILYKLKLGQSVTTIPTVGFNVETVTYKNVKFNVWDVGGQDKIRPLWRHYYTGTQGLIFVVDCADRDRIDEARQELHRIINDREMRDAIILIFANKQDLPDAMKPHEIQEKLGLTRIRDRNWYVQPSCATTGDGLYEGLTWLTSNYKS from the coding sequence ATGGGCAAGGTGCTGTCCAAGATCTTCGGCAACAAGGAGATGCGGATCCTGATGCTGGGTCTGGACGCGGCTGGTAAAACTACCATCCTGTACAAACTGAAGCTGGGCCAGTCCGTCACCACCATCCCTACCGTGGGCTTCAACGTGGAGACGGTTACGTACAAAAACGTCAAGTTCAACGTGTGGGATGTGGGGGGCCAGGACAAGATCCGTCCCCTCTGGAGGCATTACTACACGGGCACGCAAGGCTTGATCTTTGTGGTGGACTGCGCCGATCGAGACCGCATCGACGAGGCCCGCCAGGAGCTCCACCGCATTATCAACGACAGGGAGATGCGGGACGCCATCATCCTCATCTTCGCCaacaagcaggacctgcccgaTGCCATGAAACCCCATGAAATCCAGGAGAAACTGGGCCTGACCCGAATCAGGGATAGAAATTGGTACGTGCAGCCCTCCTGTGCTACTACAGGGGATGGACTCTATGAAGGGCTGACATGGTTAACGTCCAATTATAAATCCTAA